One genomic region from Alteromonas pelagimontana encodes:
- a CDS encoding TonB-dependent siderophore receptor, whose product MKHTHLSFSALSKAVALGVLVTIPATALAQETDEKAANEKDVEKIQVTGSLGSLPGQDVQSVFGFGKSILETPRSASTISDEQMARFNVSDIDELVAFAPGTFTQSFFGVAGSLDVRGNPGENYFRGMKRLDNPGNYPVPIGASSRIDIVRGPASPIYGPSKIGGYLNFNPKSARASSGQYLDAPTGAFSYTHGTWDKSILAAEVGGPTSVAGKEMGYYVYGEVENSGSYYQNSATDQTILQTSFNVDISQNLRFEFGGMYHKFDGNQVAGWNRLTQELVDNGTYITGTAKPLDTNGDGSISHDEYGAEGVDLAGAAGFYVPAAAFTDADATELMQLDNSGTTILSGSQVLVAADDRLENKATTLYFDAIYYAGDWEIKNQLFYDAYDNINENAYGYSQFHDSWVVEDKIIFATEYEREGMLAQVQLSPSVRYTDFTHGDDFNYEYFNRRDLTGPSTALDKRELATRIGYNYDNYDAGNYLDVGIAAMTDITWDWGLDVVLGVRYDTIDIESTSRGDLLLPVLGNTEIITEKETVDGTSWNVSVSYKTPLGIIPYITAAEQATLVAGQGAEINISQMNNPDGSGAFDTSELFEYGVKGSFLDDSLYVAVSVYDQERSDYNSQNTVTNNTTQNEGMEVEVRWVVNDNLVVSAGYSKTEVVNLTALENGSQFGFLGAEDLVNLTDPALIFGGNVVGLNLVGPGTSNPDGRKAGIPENIYSLTATYDFQNGYATSLSVIDVDETASGFSGAVTLPSYTLVNAGLSYQTEEWALNFTVKNLTDETYFRANFPDLFGSQVVLPELPRHLNAKFTYNF is encoded by the coding sequence ATGAAACACACACATTTATCTTTTTCAGCACTTTCCAAGGCTGTCGCTCTGGGAGTGTTGGTGACAATTCCCGCAACGGCACTGGCGCAAGAAACAGACGAGAAAGCCGCTAACGAAAAAGACGTAGAGAAAATTCAGGTGACTGGCTCATTAGGATCTTTACCGGGCCAAGACGTGCAATCTGTATTTGGTTTCGGTAAATCGATACTAGAAACACCCCGTTCTGCATCAACCATTTCTGATGAACAGATGGCACGGTTTAACGTTTCCGATATTGATGAACTGGTCGCCTTTGCCCCAGGAACCTTCACCCAATCATTCTTTGGTGTCGCCGGTTCTCTGGACGTGCGGGGGAATCCTGGAGAAAATTATTTTCGCGGCATGAAGCGTTTGGATAATCCGGGTAACTATCCTGTCCCTATTGGTGCATCAAGCCGGATAGACATTGTTCGGGGGCCTGCATCGCCAATTTACGGGCCCTCGAAAATCGGCGGCTACCTGAACTTTAACCCGAAATCCGCGCGTGCCTCTTCCGGACAATATTTAGATGCGCCGACTGGTGCTTTTTCTTATACCCACGGCACCTGGGATAAAAGCATTCTCGCCGCAGAAGTCGGCGGCCCGACAAGTGTAGCGGGTAAAGAAATGGGCTACTACGTGTATGGCGAAGTGGAAAATTCCGGCAGCTACTATCAAAATTCCGCTACTGACCAAACCATTTTACAAACGTCTTTCAATGTTGATATTTCGCAAAATCTGCGGTTCGAATTTGGTGGCATGTACCATAAATTTGATGGCAATCAAGTTGCGGGTTGGAATCGCCTGACTCAGGAACTGGTTGACAATGGCACCTATATTACGGGTACCGCCAAGCCTCTCGATACCAACGGCGACGGCTCAATTTCCCATGACGAATATGGCGCAGAGGGTGTCGATCTGGCTGGTGCAGCAGGATTTTATGTACCAGCGGCCGCCTTTACAGATGCCGATGCCACTGAGCTAATGCAACTGGACAATTCTGGCACTACCATTTTGTCCGGTTCTCAGGTGTTAGTTGCTGCAGATGATCGGCTGGAAAACAAAGCCACAACGCTCTATTTTGATGCCATTTATTACGCAGGCGATTGGGAAATAAAGAATCAGCTATTTTATGACGCCTACGATAACATCAATGAAAACGCTTATGGATATTCCCAATTTCACGATAGCTGGGTAGTTGAGGATAAAATCATATTTGCAACCGAATATGAAAGAGAAGGAATGCTTGCGCAAGTGCAGCTCTCGCCGTCGGTTCGCTACACCGATTTTACCCATGGCGACGATTTTAATTACGAATACTTTAACCGCCGCGATCTTACCGGCCCCTCAACGGCGTTAGATAAGCGGGAACTGGCTACCCGCATTGGCTATAACTACGACAACTATGATGCAGGAAATTATCTTGACGTTGGCATAGCGGCAATGACAGATATTACCTGGGACTGGGGACTGGACGTGGTTTTAGGTGTACGTTACGACACCATTGATATTGAAAGCACATCACGCGGTGATTTGCTTTTACCCGTTTTGGGAAACACCGAAATAATAACAGAGAAAGAGACGGTGGACGGCACGTCGTGGAACGTTAGCGTTTCCTATAAAACGCCACTAGGGATCATCCCCTATATTACTGCTGCTGAGCAGGCCACTTTGGTCGCCGGTCAGGGTGCTGAAATCAACATCAGCCAAATGAATAATCCTGATGGAAGCGGCGCTTTTGATACCTCGGAACTGTTTGAATACGGCGTGAAAGGATCGTTTCTTGACGACAGTTTGTATGTGGCAGTATCTGTTTATGATCAGGAGCGCTCCGATTATAACTCCCAAAACACTGTGACTAACAACACCACACAAAACGAAGGAATGGAAGTTGAGGTCAGATGGGTAGTCAACGACAATCTGGTGGTCTCTGCCGGCTATTCGAAAACTGAAGTCGTTAACCTAACCGCCCTGGAAAATGGTTCACAGTTTGGTTTTCTCGGCGCCGAAGATTTGGTCAACTTAACAGATCCTGCTTTAATATTTGGTGGCAATGTGGTGGGACTGAATCTGGTAGGCCCCGGCACCAGCAATCCTGATGGCCGTAAAGCCGGTATTCCGGAAAATATATATTCGCTCACTGCCACCTACGATTTTCAGAACGGATATGCAACCAGCCTTAGCGTGATTGACGTTGACGAAACTGCATCTGGTTTCTCCGGTGCCGTAACGCTGCCCTCTTACACCTTAGTGAACGCAGGACTTTCTTATCAAACTGAAGAGTGGGCGCTCAACTTCACTGTAAAAAACCTGACCGACGAAACCTACTTTCGCGCCAACTTTCCTGACTTGTTTGGTAGCCAAGTGGTTCTGCCTGAGTTACCGCGCCACCTCAATGCGAAATTTACCTACAACTTTTAA
- a CDS encoding purine nucleoside permease encodes MLKRMIIVLGAALLFACQPQDVQQNTSQSEPQPLKVKAVVVTMFEIGEDEGDKPGEFQLWKERQQLTKRYPFPQSHHDIFANKDTGVIGIVTGMGTAKATAAIMALGLDPRFDLTQAYWLVAGIAGIDPADGTIGSAVWADYLIDGDLAHQIDAREIPEQWSTGYFPLFANAPYPADVNSSKTHHKPAGEVYKLNASLSQWAFNLTKGIVLQDTDAMVELRNQYSEHPAAMAAPKVMQGDHLAASTFWHGKLLNQWANDWTAFWTDGEGNFVTSGMEDTGSYQAMQYLDAAGKADKTRFMVLRTASNFTMQPPGLTAAENLEMESSQAGYAGMQPALEAAYVVGSAVVDELVNKWSKYQTQPPQSDK; translated from the coding sequence ATGTTAAAAAGAATGATAATAGTCTTGGGCGCGGCGTTGCTATTTGCCTGCCAGCCGCAGGATGTTCAGCAGAACACTTCACAATCCGAACCTCAACCACTTAAAGTAAAGGCAGTTGTGGTCACAATGTTTGAAATTGGTGAAGACGAGGGCGATAAACCTGGCGAATTCCAGCTGTGGAAAGAGCGCCAGCAACTGACAAAGCGCTATCCATTTCCCCAGTCCCACCACGATATCTTCGCCAACAAGGATACCGGTGTCATTGGAATTGTGACCGGCATGGGTACCGCAAAGGCAACGGCAGCGATCATGGCGTTGGGTTTGGATCCTCGCTTTGATTTAACCCAGGCTTACTGGCTAGTAGCGGGAATCGCCGGAATCGATCCGGCTGACGGGACCATTGGTTCGGCAGTGTGGGCAGATTATTTAATAGACGGCGATCTTGCCCATCAAATTGATGCAAGAGAAATTCCTGAGCAATGGTCCACCGGCTATTTTCCGTTATTTGCAAATGCGCCTTATCCTGCTGATGTAAATTCATCAAAAACTCACCACAAGCCTGCTGGGGAAGTCTACAAGCTCAACGCCAGCTTGAGTCAATGGGCGTTCAATCTCACCAAGGGAATTGTATTACAGGATACTGATGCTATGGTCGAGCTGAGAAACCAGTATAGCGAACACCCCGCAGCAATGGCAGCACCGAAAGTGATGCAAGGTGATCACTTGGCCGCTTCCACTTTCTGGCACGGCAAATTATTAAACCAGTGGGCCAACGACTGGACGGCGTTTTGGACGGATGGTGAAGGCAATTTTGTCACGTCAGGCATGGAAGACACCGGCAGCTATCAGGCCATGCAATATCTTGATGCGGCAGGAAAAGCAGATAAGACAAGGTTTATGGTACTGCGAACAGCGAGTAATTTCACTATGCAACCTCCGGGGCTGACGGCAGCTGAGAACCTTGAGATGGAGAGTTCACAAGCCGGTTACGCCGGTATGCAGCCGGCGCTGGAGGCAGCCTATGTTGTGGGTAGTGCAGTGGTTGATGAACTGGTAAATAAATGGAGCAAATACCAAACTCAGCCTCCACAAAGCGACAAATAA
- a CDS encoding adenosine deaminase, producing MSLTQLIKNLPKAELHLHIEGSLEPRLLWELAQKHQVKLPYQNVREIEQAYQFSSLQSFLDIYYAGANVLRDEDDFYQLMWSYLCRCREENIVHSEIMFDPQTHTQRDVPFSVFMSGFERAIRRAEKEWGMSVLLIMSFLRHLSEADAIDTLLLAKPYYDKIHAIGLDSSELGHPPEKFERVFAKASALGFKLVAHAGEEGPSEYIWQAINLLNIDRIDHGVRCEEDDALLALVRERQIPLTVCPLSNLKLCVVDDINQHNILRLLDAGLLVTVNSDDPTYFGGYLNRNYEVLEASLGMNEKQLRELVTNSFKASFLEEGAKAHWVEKIAAA from the coding sequence ATGTCTCTGACCCAACTAATTAAAAATCTACCAAAAGCAGAGCTACATTTGCACATTGAAGGGAGCCTTGAGCCAAGGTTACTGTGGGAATTAGCGCAAAAGCACCAGGTTAAGCTGCCCTACCAGAATGTGCGGGAGATAGAGCAGGCTTACCAATTTTCCAGTTTACAAAGTTTTCTGGATATTTACTACGCTGGCGCCAATGTGCTTAGGGACGAAGACGATTTTTACCAGTTAATGTGGTCTTATCTTTGCCGCTGCCGTGAAGAAAATATTGTTCACAGCGAAATCATGTTCGACCCGCAAACTCATACGCAAAGAGATGTTCCGTTTAGCGTTTTCATGAGCGGCTTTGAACGCGCAATCAGACGAGCCGAAAAGGAGTGGGGCATGAGTGTTTTGTTAATCATGTCGTTCCTGCGCCACTTAAGCGAAGCTGATGCAATTGATACCTTGCTACTCGCTAAACCTTATTATGACAAAATTCACGCCATTGGCCTGGACAGTTCTGAACTTGGGCATCCGCCGGAAAAGTTTGAGCGGGTGTTTGCTAAAGCCAGTGCATTGGGTTTCAAGCTTGTCGCGCACGCTGGCGAAGAGGGACCATCTGAATATATCTGGCAGGCAATCAACCTGCTGAATATCGATCGCATTGATCATGGCGTGCGTTGTGAAGAAGATGATGCGCTGTTAGCGCTGGTGCGTGAGCGCCAAATCCCTCTGACGGTGTGCCCGCTAAGCAACTTAAAACTCTGTGTAGTTGATGACATAAACCAGCATAATATCTTACGCTTGCTGGACGCGGGCCTGTTAGTAACAGTCAACTCTGACGATCCTACCTATTTTGGTGGTTATCTCAATCGCAATTACGAGGTGCTTGAAGCGTCTCTTGGTATGAATGAAAAGCAGTTGCGAGAATTGGTGACGAACAGTTTTAAAGCCAGCTTTTTAGAAGAGGGCGCCAAAGCGCATTGGGTTGAGAAAATAGCTGCTGCCTGA
- a CDS encoding NCS2 family permease: MITTFLERIFKLQANGTNVKTECIAGLTTFAAMSYILIVNPSILALSGMPVTGLITVTALAACFGTLLMAAMTNYPVALAPGMGLNAFFAFTICISREVPWEAALGIVFWNGILFLLLTLTGIRTKIAEAIPSALKIGVQCGIGLFIAFIGLKNAGLVVEHPATFVTIGDLSEPAVLLAFAGIIMTIVFVIKKVSGGILLSIVILSLIGLIVPAGEGYLTSHPDHFVGLPEPVTDTLFAMDIWYPIEHFSATWDLIFALMFVNMFDTIGTLIGVSRRANLLTDEDKLPKIGSAMTADATASVAGAALGTSPVTSYVESAAGVSAGGRTGLTAVVVAGCFLLALFFTPLMKVIPLMATTPALLMVGIFMMDSIRHLDFDDTGGLATAFIALIAMPLTFSISEGIALGFITYVGISLSTGKARQVSAITYLLALVFVLRYLFDLK; this comes from the coding sequence ATGATCACCACCTTTCTGGAACGAATCTTTAAGCTTCAGGCCAACGGAACAAACGTTAAGACTGAATGCATTGCGGGTTTAACAACCTTTGCCGCCATGTCTTACATATTGATAGTGAACCCCAGCATTCTTGCCTTAAGCGGTATGCCAGTGACGGGATTAATTACGGTGACAGCGCTGGCCGCTTGCTTCGGTACTCTCTTGATGGCGGCAATGACAAATTATCCGGTTGCACTTGCTCCCGGCATGGGGTTGAACGCCTTTTTTGCATTTACAATCTGTATTTCACGAGAAGTGCCGTGGGAAGCGGCATTAGGAATCGTTTTTTGGAACGGAATTCTGTTTTTGTTGCTTACTTTAACAGGAATAAGAACGAAAATTGCTGAAGCCATACCGTCGGCATTAAAAATAGGAGTGCAATGCGGTATCGGATTATTTATTGCTTTTATCGGCCTGAAAAATGCCGGGTTGGTAGTAGAGCATCCTGCCACCTTTGTAACCATTGGCGATCTTTCTGAACCGGCGGTGTTATTAGCTTTTGCTGGCATCATTATGACAATTGTTTTTGTCATTAAAAAAGTATCGGGCGGCATCCTGCTGTCGATTGTGATTTTATCTCTCATCGGGCTTATCGTGCCTGCCGGCGAGGGTTACCTGACTTCTCATCCGGATCATTTCGTTGGCTTACCTGAACCCGTTACTGATACTTTGTTTGCTATGGATATCTGGTATCCCATCGAACATTTCTCAGCCACCTGGGACTTAATATTTGCGCTAATGTTTGTCAACATGTTCGATACCATTGGCACTCTCATCGGGGTGTCGCGACGAGCCAACTTGTTAACGGACGAGGACAAACTGCCCAAAATAGGCAGTGCAATGACTGCTGATGCCACAGCGAGCGTTGCCGGTGCAGCACTAGGAACATCACCGGTTACCAGCTACGTTGAATCTGCCGCAGGTGTATCCGCAGGCGGACGCACAGGCTTAACCGCAGTAGTGGTAGCAGGATGTTTTCTTCTTGCGCTGTTCTTCACTCCATTAATGAAGGTTATTCCCTTAATGGCCACCACGCCCGCATTGTTAATGGTGGGAATATTTATGATGGACTCTATTCGCCATCTGGATTTCGATGACACAGGAGGACTGGCGACTGCATTCATAGCCTTGATCGCTATGCCGCTGACGTTCAGTATTAGCGAAGGTATTGCCCTGGGCTTTATCACCTACGTAGGTATTAGTTTATCTACAGGCAAAGCCCGGCAGGTAAGCGCAATTACTTATCTGCTAGCGCTGGTGTTTGTGCTCAGGTACTTGTTCGATCTAAAATAA
- a CDS encoding DUF3862 domain-containing protein — MKCKVLGCVLMALLVTACSKVSKENYEKLDAGMTQQQVEDVLGSADNCKKTLGTLSCVWGQESEKHIKVMFMADKAVTFSYEGL, encoded by the coding sequence ATGAAATGTAAAGTGTTAGGATGCGTGCTAATGGCATTGCTTGTCACCGCATGCAGTAAAGTATCAAAAGAAAATTATGAGAAACTGGATGCAGGTATGACGCAGCAGCAAGTAGAAGATGTGCTGGGCTCGGCGGACAACTGCAAAAAAACGCTGGGCACGCTTAGTTGTGTTTGGGGGCAGGAGAGCGAAAAGCATATAAAAGTCATGTTTATGGCTGATAAAGCTGTAACCTTCTCTTATGAAGGCTTGTAA
- the puuE gene encoding allantoinase PuuE yields the protein MDNSLDNTNYPRDLIGYGKHPVHPQWPGGARIAVQFVINYEEGGENCVLHGDEHSEIFLSEIIGAQPYTDRHLSMESIYEYGSRAGFWRLHRLFTHYGIPVTVFGVTMAMARNPEAVKAMLDANWEIASHAMRWIHFQDMNINTERKLIADAIQLHEQLTGKKPVGWYTGRTSPNTLKLIAERDDILYCADSYADDLPYYDRHYSKPLLMVPYTLDTNDMRFATPQGFNSGEQFFQYLKDAFDVLFEEGENHPKMLSIGLHCRIVGRPARLAGLRRFIEYINSHDKVWLATREEIARHWVSHFPAKAK from the coding sequence ATGGATAATTCTCTGGATAACACTAATTACCCTCGTGATCTCATTGGCTATGGAAAACATCCTGTTCATCCGCAATGGCCTGGAGGCGCACGTATCGCGGTGCAATTTGTCATTAACTATGAGGAAGGTGGTGAGAACTGCGTCTTGCATGGCGACGAGCACTCGGAAATCTTCTTATCAGAAATCATTGGCGCCCAGCCATACACCGACCGCCATTTGAGCATGGAATCCATATACGAATACGGTAGCCGTGCCGGATTTTGGCGTTTACACCGTTTATTTACCCACTATGGTATTCCGGTTACTGTGTTTGGGGTAACTATGGCGATGGCGCGTAATCCCGAAGCGGTAAAAGCCATGCTGGATGCGAACTGGGAGATTGCCAGCCACGCGATGCGATGGATTCACTTTCAGGATATGAACATCAATACTGAACGTAAATTGATTGCGGATGCCATACAATTGCATGAACAGCTTACCGGAAAAAAACCAGTAGGATGGTATACGGGCAGGACCAGCCCGAATACGTTGAAACTGATTGCTGAAAGAGACGATATTTTATATTGCGCTGATTCTTATGCAGACGATTTACCTTACTACGATCGCCACTACAGCAAACCGTTATTGATGGTGCCGTATACACTGGATACCAATGACATGCGCTTTGCGACTCCGCAAGGCTTTAATAGTGGCGAGCAGTTCTTTCAGTACCTTAAGGATGCCTTTGACGTACTCTTTGAGGAAGGAGAAAACCATCCAAAAATGCTATCGATTGGTTTGCACTGCCGCATTGTCGGCCGTCCTGCACGGTTGGCGGGACTTAGGCGCTTTATTGAGTATATCAACTCCCACGATAAAGTATGGTTGGCGACTCGGGAAGAGATTGCCCGCCACTGGGTTTCCCATTTCCCTGCCAAAGCAAAATGA
- a CDS encoding TetR/AcrR family transcriptional regulator, whose product MTLNKVTEAGIGARNKVNILAAAEKVFAQNGLKGTSVQQIADQAGIPKTNVLYYFKSKQELYLAVLKQTLSLWNSRFDLATAQDDPAETLAEYIAEKMEMSRTHPTASKIFALEIINGAPNLNRYFDEEHAQWMRGRVAIINAWIAQGKMSNVDPHYLLFHIWSSTQHYADFSAQVTRLRGSKMKKADFENATSHLISTILSGCGLTVPAQYRAASNG is encoded by the coding sequence ATGACACTGAATAAAGTGACCGAGGCGGGTATTGGGGCAAGAAATAAAGTCAATATACTGGCCGCCGCAGAGAAAGTATTTGCACAGAATGGATTAAAAGGAACCTCTGTCCAGCAGATTGCTGACCAGGCAGGTATTCCTAAAACCAACGTATTGTATTACTTTAAGTCTAAACAAGAACTCTATCTTGCCGTGTTAAAACAAACATTGTCCTTATGGAATTCGCGGTTCGATTTAGCCACGGCGCAAGATGATCCTGCTGAAACACTGGCCGAATATATCGCAGAAAAAATGGAGATGTCGCGCACGCATCCTACGGCATCAAAAATTTTTGCGCTGGAAATTATTAACGGCGCCCCTAATCTGAACCGCTACTTCGATGAGGAACATGCGCAATGGATGCGGGGCAGGGTAGCCATTATTAATGCATGGATAGCGCAGGGAAAAATGTCCAATGTTGATCCGCATTATCTGCTTTTTCATATCTGGTCAAGCACGCAGCATTACGCCGACTTTTCGGCGCAGGTTACCCGCTTACGCGGTAGCAAAATGAAAAAAGCGGATTTTGAAAATGCTACCTCTCATCTTATTTCTACCATTTTAAGTGGCTGCGGTTTAACCGTTCCAGCCCAATATCGGGCGGCATCGAATGGATAA
- the xdhA gene encoding xanthine dehydrogenase small subunit, which yields MIRFLLNHEVVELAEFDAGLTVLNYLREHRKMKGSKEGCAAGDCGACTVALAELTPAKNSLHYRTINSCIALMSAVDGKQLITVEHLCEGATLHPVQQALVDYHGSQCGFCTPGLVMSMFALYHKDIQPHREQVSYALSGNLCRCTGYRPIIDAATAVCTHSPADKFKRNEQQTIAALKELQSKAETPERGLLLPQNREQLARFIKEHPEAPLVAGNTDLGLEVTQKLKQYDCLISLSQVAELKECREDDDCISLGAACSLSDIEPHLLAVYPQLKEILERFASLPIRNQATLGGNLANASPIGDMPPVLLALGAIVVVDNGEKSRNIPVSKLFTSYRQTVLCSNEWISRILIPKPAAPYLLRAYKVSKRFEDDISAVCAVFHLYVEDGVIKKVASGFGGVAVTPVSCEALHQALVGKRWSSAECIAIGKEILMQAFSPIDDVRATAEYRNQLLGNLWHRFWLENQQDNHIETRVVTYA from the coding sequence ATGATCCGATTTCTTCTTAATCACGAGGTAGTCGAACTGGCAGAATTTGACGCCGGTTTAACTGTGCTCAACTACTTACGCGAACATCGGAAGATGAAAGGTTCCAAAGAAGGATGTGCAGCAGGAGATTGCGGTGCCTGCACCGTTGCTCTGGCCGAACTGACACCTGCTAAAAATTCACTCCATTATCGTACTATTAACAGCTGCATTGCGCTGATGTCTGCCGTTGATGGTAAGCAGCTTATTACTGTAGAGCATCTTTGTGAAGGCGCAACGTTACACCCGGTTCAGCAGGCACTGGTGGATTATCACGGTTCCCAGTGTGGCTTTTGTACGCCGGGATTAGTGATGTCAATGTTTGCGCTTTACCATAAAGATATTCAACCCCATAGGGAACAAGTCAGTTACGCCCTTTCCGGAAATCTTTGCCGGTGTACCGGATACCGCCCCATCATTGATGCGGCAACAGCAGTGTGTACTCATTCTCCTGCCGATAAGTTTAAAAGGAATGAACAACAGACTATAGCTGCGCTAAAAGAATTGCAGAGTAAAGCAGAAACGCCGGAGCGCGGTTTGCTGTTACCGCAAAATCGTGAACAGCTGGCGAGGTTTATCAAAGAGCATCCTGAAGCGCCACTTGTTGCCGGTAACACGGACCTTGGCCTGGAAGTTACGCAGAAGCTAAAGCAGTATGATTGTCTTATCAGTTTATCGCAGGTGGCAGAACTTAAAGAGTGCAGAGAAGACGACGATTGTATTTCTCTTGGTGCTGCGTGTTCCTTAAGCGATATCGAGCCGCACTTACTTGCGGTGTACCCGCAATTGAAAGAGATTCTGGAGCGATTTGCTTCTTTACCTATTCGCAATCAAGCCACTTTAGGCGGAAATTTAGCAAATGCCTCTCCCATTGGAGATATGCCGCCGGTTTTACTGGCGCTGGGTGCCATAGTTGTCGTAGATAACGGTGAGAAAAGTCGCAACATTCCGGTAAGTAAGCTGTTTACCAGCTATCGGCAAACGGTGCTTTGCAGCAACGAATGGATCAGCCGCATTTTAATACCGAAACCTGCAGCGCCTTATCTGCTAAGGGCTTATAAAGTGTCAAAACGGTTCGAAGACGATATTTCAGCCGTGTGTGCGGTATTTCATCTTTACGTGGAAGACGGAGTAATTAAAAAGGTCGCTAGCGGTTTCGGTGGCGTTGCTGTTACTCCTGTCTCCTGCGAAGCCTTGCATCAGGCACTGGTAGGCAAACGCTGGAGTAGCGCAGAGTGTATTGCTATTGGCAAAGAAATTTTAATGCAGGCATTTTCCCCTATTGATGATGTCAGAGCCACAGCTGAATATCGAAATCAGTTATTAGGTAACCTGTGGCATCGGTTTTGGCTGGAGAACCAGCAAGATAATCACATAGAAACGCGGGTGGTGACTTATGCGTAA